A section of the Solitalea canadensis DSM 3403 genome encodes:
- a CDS encoding DEAD/DEAH box helicase: protein MSKTFEDFQFNRQILNAIEESGYTTPTLIQQKAITPILSGNDLMGIAQTGTGKTAAYVLPMVMKLKYAQGNDPRALILVPTRELALQVLEATQILAKYTDLRITAIFGGLGPKTQIETIKNGVDVLIATPGRFMEIYLKGDLVVKHLNYFVIDEADKMMDMGFIPQIHKILEVIPRKRQNLLFSATMSQRVENLAGDFLKFPTKVEVTQQATPAETVTQVLYYVPNIKTKVNLMMHLLQNQEEVSKLIVFCKTKTTADSISKYLVRQYGEEQVRVIHANKGQNSRINAINQFKNDDIRILVATDVAARGLDVSDVSHVINFDVPLIYEDYVHRIGRTGRANKTGDAITFCTDAEKMHIEKIQKLIRQQIPVADIPSGIKVAETPYDERQTMAREIDEQKRKADPTFKGAFHEKKNPFAKKAEKTKKEQKRSYTDPKSKEARFGPKKKGKGKR from the coding sequence ATGTCCAAAACTTTCGAGGATTTTCAGTTTAACCGCCAGATTTTGAATGCAATTGAAGAATCGGGTTATACTACTCCAACATTAATACAACAAAAAGCGATCACACCCATTTTGTCAGGAAATGACTTGATGGGGATTGCGCAAACGGGAACTGGTAAAACAGCTGCCTATGTATTGCCAATGGTGATGAAGCTAAAGTATGCACAGGGAAACGATCCTCGTGCATTGATTTTAGTTCCAACGCGTGAGCTTGCTTTGCAAGTGCTTGAAGCAACTCAAATTTTAGCAAAATATACTGATTTACGTATCACTGCAATTTTCGGTGGACTTGGTCCAAAAACGCAAATTGAAACGATAAAGAATGGTGTGGATGTGCTAATTGCTACTCCGGGTCGTTTTATGGAGATTTATCTGAAAGGTGATCTTGTGGTAAAACACCTGAATTATTTCGTAATTGATGAGGCCGATAAAATGATGGATATGGGGTTTATTCCTCAAATTCATAAAATATTGGAGGTAATTCCACGTAAACGTCAGAATTTGTTGTTTTCGGCAACCATGTCGCAACGAGTGGAAAATTTAGCGGGTGATTTCTTAAAGTTTCCTACCAAAGTAGAAGTAACGCAACAGGCAACTCCGGCAGAAACGGTGACCCAAGTGCTGTACTACGTTCCAAATATTAAAACCAAGGTTAACCTGATGATGCATTTATTGCAGAATCAGGAAGAGGTAAGTAAGCTGATCGTATTTTGTAAAACAAAAACAACAGCAGACAGTATTTCAAAATATCTTGTACGACAATATGGAGAAGAACAGGTAAGAGTAATACATGCTAATAAAGGGCAAAATTCTCGCATCAATGCCATTAATCAGTTCAAGAATGATGATATCCGGATTTTAGTTGCAACTGATGTGGCTGCACGTGGTTTGGATGTATCGGATGTGAGTCATGTTATCAATTTTGATGTTCCGCTAATTTATGAAGATTATGTTCATCGAATAGGGCGGACCGGGCGTGCTAACAAAACAGGAGATGCGATCACTTTTTGTACGGATGCGGAGAAGATGCACATCGAAAAAATTCAAAAACTGATCCGTCAGCAGATTCCTGTTGCCGACATCCCTTCAGGTATTAAGGTGGCGGAAACTCCTTACGACGAACGTCAAACGATGGCGCGAGAAATAGACGAACAAAAACGTAAGGCAGATCCAACCTTTAAGGGTGCCTTTCACGAAAAGAAAAACCCGTTTGCGAAGAAAGCAGAAAAAACAAAAAAGGAACAAAAACGTTCCTATACCGATCCTAAAAGTAAAGAAGCTCGTTTTGGGCCAAAGAAAAAAGGGAAGGGTAAGCGATAA
- a CDS encoding glutaminyl-peptide cyclotransferase, whose product MQFNKHSLSFIALLILSFAFYSCKKETQDEIRNSLIKDVSIQSNDLFKWGDTINIKFLTKTDSPKKIDSIVAVFDESAESAIKGDKSINTQVLTNKLKLGLHRFAYTIYYNGNEQFSDAVDFAITSNISPATHTLKITKEYAHNPANFTQGFEFIDGSIYEGTGMYGESSLQKYDLNTGKVAQKINLDQRFFGEGITVLNNKIYQLTWESKLGFVYDKESFKQLNTFTYPYGINEGWGLTNNGKELIMSDGSSNIYFLSAEQPDKIKKVISVWSDKRPIDSLNALQFINGKLYANVWMNDHIVEIDPDNGRVLAYLSANDIVQHVGKKGDTDNVLNGIAYNNKTQRMIVTGKRWPKSFEVEVK is encoded by the coding sequence ATGCAATTCAACAAACATTCACTATCCTTTATCGCCCTATTAATTCTTTCTTTTGCATTTTACTCGTGTAAAAAAGAAACGCAGGATGAAATCAGGAATTCATTGATCAAGGATGTTTCCATCCAGTCGAATGACTTATTTAAATGGGGTGATACAATTAATATTAAGTTCCTGACCAAAACAGATTCTCCCAAGAAAATCGACTCGATTGTTGCTGTTTTTGATGAATCAGCTGAATCCGCTATAAAAGGTGATAAATCCATTAACACGCAGGTATTAACCAATAAGTTAAAACTGGGACTTCATCGTTTTGCCTATACTATTTATTATAATGGAAATGAGCAATTTTCTGACGCGGTTGACTTTGCAATTACGTCTAATATTTCCCCTGCTACTCACACGTTAAAAATAACTAAGGAATATGCTCATAATCCGGCGAACTTTACCCAAGGATTTGAATTTATTGATGGAAGCATTTACGAAGGCACCGGTATGTACGGCGAATCTTCTTTACAGAAATATGATTTAAACACAGGAAAAGTTGCTCAAAAAATAAACCTTGATCAGCGATTCTTTGGCGAAGGAATTACTGTGCTGAATAATAAGATTTACCAACTTACGTGGGAATCTAAACTTGGTTTTGTTTATGACAAAGAAAGTTTCAAGCAATTAAATACGTTTACCTACCCTTATGGGATTAATGAAGGTTGGGGCTTAACCAATAATGGTAAAGAGCTGATCATGAGTGATGGCTCAAGTAATATCTATTTTTTAAGTGCTGAGCAACCTGATAAAATAAAGAAAGTAATTAGTGTGTGGAGTGATAAACGCCCGATTGATAGTTTAAATGCCTTGCAATTTATCAACGGGAAGCTTTATGCAAACGTTTGGATGAACGACCACATTGTAGAAATCGATCCGGATAATGGACGTGTTTTGGCTTACCTATCTGCAAATGATATTGTACAGCATGTTGGAAAAAAAGGTGATACGGATAATGTTTTAAATGGTATTGCTTATAATAACAAAACTCAACGTATGATCGTTACCGGCAAAAGATGGCCGAAATCGTTTGAAGTTGAGGTAAAATAA
- a CDS encoding TMEM175 family protein codes for MTKGRLEAFSDGVIAIIITIMVLEIKVPHGSDLMALKPLIPVVISYVLSFIYIGIYWNNHHHMLHAAERIDGSVLWANLYLLFWLSLIPFVTAWMGENHFAPVTMMMYGFIMLMCALAYYILQTRIIAKNGKDSKLSQALGADFKGKASLVLYTLAIGAAFIHEWISAAIYVLVAVMWLIPDKRIEKVIDN; via the coding sequence ATGACCAAAGGCCGGCTGGAAGCATTTAGCGATGGCGTAATAGCTATCATCATCACAATTATGGTATTAGAGATCAAAGTACCTCACGGAAGTGATCTTATGGCTTTAAAGCCGCTTATTCCGGTAGTAATTAGTTATGTGCTGAGTTTCATTTATATAGGAATTTATTGGAATAATCATCATCATATGTTGCATGCAGCAGAGCGAATAGACGGGAGTGTTTTATGGGCCAATTTATACCTGTTATTTTGGTTATCATTAATTCCATTTGTTACAGCTTGGATGGGCGAAAATCATTTTGCCCCTGTTACTATGATGATGTATGGATTTATAATGTTGATGTGTGCGTTGGCTTACTATATTTTGCAAACAAGAATTATCGCTAAAAATGGGAAAGATTCCAAATTATCACAAGCTTTAGGAGCGGATTTTAAAGGGAAGGCTTCTCTTGTGCTGTATACACTTGCTATTGGAGCAGCTTTTATTCATGAATGGATTTCTGCTGCAATCTATGTTTTAGTGGCAGTTATGTGGCTTATACCAGATAAGCGAATTGAGAAGGTGATCGATAATTAA
- a CDS encoding carboxylesterase family protein: MNRKLLYLLLFVFSTFITKKSIAQDMSLFEKQTFVNKGDTLLYRILLPDNFDSSKKYPLVLFLHGAGERGSDNEQQLTHGAKLFLKDSVRKQFPAIVIFPQCPANNYWSNVKISSVANNRTFNFQVDGDPTLPLALTQKMLKDYIKKGNVNSKKVYIMGLSMGGMGTFEMLWRNPKLFAAAVPICGGARPETVTKYAKKTAVWIFHGAKDSVVPVEFSRTMYKALQDAGCKVKYTEYPEVNHNSWDNAFAEPSLLSWLFSLSK, translated from the coding sequence ATGAATAGAAAACTTTTATACCTATTACTTTTCGTTTTTAGCACTTTCATTACAAAAAAATCCATTGCCCAGGACATGAGTTTATTTGAAAAACAAACTTTCGTCAACAAGGGAGACACATTATTATATCGGATTCTATTACCAGACAACTTCGACTCATCAAAAAAATATCCGTTAGTATTATTTCTGCATGGTGCAGGAGAGCGGGGAAGTGATAATGAACAACAACTTACTCATGGAGCCAAATTATTTTTAAAAGACTCAGTAAGAAAACAATTTCCGGCAATAGTAATTTTCCCTCAATGTCCGGCAAACAACTATTGGTCTAATGTCAAGATCTCATCGGTTGCCAATAATCGTACATTTAATTTTCAGGTGGATGGAGACCCCACATTGCCACTTGCGCTAACCCAAAAAATGCTTAAAGATTACATCAAAAAAGGGAATGTAAATTCAAAAAAAGTTTACATAATGGGCCTGTCAATGGGCGGCATGGGTACATTCGAAATGCTTTGGAGAAATCCAAAATTATTTGCGGCTGCAGTTCCTATTTGTGGTGGCGCTCGTCCGGAAACAGTTACAAAATATGCCAAGAAAACAGCCGTATGGATTTTCCATGGAGCCAAAGATTCAGTGGTTCCGGTAGAATTTTCGCGCACCATGTATAAAGCATTACAAGATGCCGGATGCAAGGTTAAATACACCGAATATCCGGAAGTAAATCACAACAGTTGGGACAATGCGTTTGCAGAGCCTTCGTTATTATCTTGGTTATTTTCGTTATCAAAATAG
- a CDS encoding dihydroorotase, giving the protein MSSILIKNATVVNEGKQFTADVLVKNGFIEKIDSSINETATIEINAAGKYLLPGCIDDQVHFREPGLTHKANIASESAAAVAGGITSYMEMPNTVPNTLTQELLAEKYQIASHSSLANYSFFMGAGNDNMEEVLKTNNKNVCGIKVFMGSSTGNMLVDNEKTLEGIFSQVPMLIATHCEDEATIRNNLERFKQEFTEERITIEMHPLIRSAEACYISSSKAIDLAQKFNTRLHILHISTGIETQLFDNKTPLKDKKITAEACVHHLWFSDQDYKTKGNYIKWNPAVKTAADRAQIFEAVLNDHIDVIATDHAPHTIEEKEQSYLKAPSGGPLVQHALTAMLEFHNQGKISLEKIAEKMAHNVAICFNIEKRGFIREGYWADLVLVDLNNPWSVTKDNILYKCGWSPFEGQEFSAKVTHTIVSGNLAYENGRLNHTNKGQRLLFDRN; this is encoded by the coding sequence ATGAGTTCTATCCTTATAAAGAATGCGACTGTTGTAAATGAAGGCAAACAATTTACGGCTGATGTTTTAGTTAAAAACGGTTTTATTGAAAAGATCGATTCATCAATAAATGAAACGGCCACTATTGAAATAAATGCAGCAGGGAAATATTTACTTCCTGGTTGTATTGATGATCAGGTACATTTCCGTGAGCCCGGGTTAACTCATAAAGCAAATATTGCGTCTGAATCAGCAGCGGCTGTAGCGGGCGGTATTACCTCTTATATGGAAATGCCAAATACAGTTCCTAATACACTTACGCAGGAATTATTAGCAGAAAAATATCAGATCGCATCACATTCGTCATTGGCCAATTACTCCTTTTTTATGGGAGCAGGAAATGATAACATGGAGGAGGTACTTAAAACGAATAACAAAAATGTTTGTGGTATAAAAGTCTTCATGGGTTCATCAACAGGAAATATGCTTGTTGACAACGAAAAGACATTGGAAGGTATTTTCTCTCAAGTTCCGATGTTAATTGCTACCCATTGTGAGGATGAAGCAACTATCCGTAATAATCTCGAACGATTTAAACAAGAATTTACAGAAGAGCGTATTACCATTGAAATGCATCCACTGATTAGAAGTGCAGAGGCCTGTTATATTTCATCCAGTAAGGCAATTGATCTTGCACAGAAATTCAACACCCGATTACATATTTTACATATTTCAACAGGTATTGAAACCCAATTATTTGACAATAAAACTCCGTTAAAGGATAAAAAAATAACTGCCGAAGCCTGTGTTCACCATCTTTGGTTCAGTGATCAGGATTATAAAACAAAAGGTAATTACATTAAATGGAACCCCGCTGTAAAAACGGCAGCTGATCGTGCGCAAATTTTTGAGGCTGTTTTAAATGATCATATTGATGTGATTGCCACAGATCATGCGCCTCACACAATAGAGGAAAAAGAACAATCTTATTTAAAAGCACCGTCTGGCGGACCATTGGTTCAACATGCATTAACGGCTATGCTTGAATTCCATAACCAAGGAAAAATATCGTTAGAAAAAATAGCTGAAAAAATGGCACATAATGTGGCTATTTGTTTCAATATAGAAAAACGCGGTTTTATCAGAGAAGGTTATTGGGCTGATTTAGTGTTAGTAGATTTGAACAACCCATGGTCGGTTACCAAAGACAATATTTTGTACAAATGCGGTTGGTCTCCTTTTGAAGGTCAGGAATTTAGTGCAAAAGTAACTCATACCATCGTTAGCGGAAACTTGGCTTATGAAAACGGCAGACTGAATCATACCAACAAAGGTCAACGATTATTATTCGATAGAAATTAG
- a CDS encoding GNAT family N-acetyltransferase, translating into MKIRKGTKADLTAILNLYKRVAEVEGGIARISSEVNTEYIDSFVKKSTEDGVILVVEHDNNPSILIGEIHCYTPSLKVFSHILSELTIVVDPEWQGKGVGRHLFSALIEDVEENHSNILRIELFARESNDKAIRFYEKLGFTIEGKFVNRVMGVNGLEADIAMAWFNHNYKQL; encoded by the coding sequence ATGAAGATTAGAAAAGGAACAAAAGCTGATTTAACAGCCATTTTAAACCTATACAAAAGAGTTGCTGAAGTTGAAGGCGGAATTGCCCGCATTTCTTCGGAGGTAAATACCGAATACATCGACTCTTTTGTTAAAAAGTCTACAGAAGATGGCGTTATTTTAGTGGTTGAACACGATAATAACCCATCGATACTTATCGGCGAAATTCATTGTTATACTCCCTCACTCAAAGTGTTTTCGCATATTTTGAGTGAACTTACCATCGTTGTGGATCCAGAATGGCAGGGAAAAGGTGTAGGAAGACATTTATTTTCGGCATTGATTGAGGATGTGGAAGAGAACCATTCAAACATACTTCGCATCGAATTATTTGCGAGGGAAAGTAATGACAAAGCCATTCGTTTTTATGAGAAATTAGGCTTTACGATTGAAGGCAAATTTGTAAATCGTGTGATGGGTGTTAATGGACTTGAGGCTGACATAGCAATGGCTTGGTTCAATCATAATTATAAACAATTATAA
- a CDS encoding MFS transporter, translating to MEIPPDKQKSPLLTIFITVFIDLLGIGIIIPIVGPLFIDSDILFIGQTSYEERTRLLGLLIATFSIFQFFSGPYLGGLSDKHGRKKVLFYSLFATLIGYLAFAAGIHFRKIEFLFIGRAIAGCAAGNLSVIYSAIADSSNAESKAKNFGMIGAAFGLGFIIGPVLGGILSSDKIVHWFDASTPIFFSALLVIINIILVIIRFPETLKTPNRKAKISVLGGFLNLRKVLNSGNLRALFIVVFLFFFGFTMFTQFFQVFLIKKFEFDEAHIGYIFGFIGLWGVITQAGILRLLSKKFSPYQLLNFALIVFAFSYLTYLLPQSVIGLYLCIPLFSIMQGLSMPNFAAVVSNSAPKHIQGETLGMQQSIQSLAQIITPLIGGFVVARSYYAPMWLGFIFTTIAWAIFAMRVKPKKEI from the coding sequence ATGGAAATACCACCTGACAAGCAGAAAAGTCCTTTATTGACCATTTTCATAACAGTTTTTATCGATCTGTTAGGCATTGGTATTATAATTCCTATTGTCGGTCCATTATTTATTGATTCCGATATCCTCTTTATCGGTCAAACCTCTTACGAAGAGCGAACACGTTTGCTGGGCTTATTAATAGCTACCTTTTCCATTTTTCAGTTTTTCAGTGGTCCCTACTTAGGTGGATTATCAGATAAACATGGCCGAAAAAAGGTTCTTTTTTACAGCCTATTTGCTACCCTTATTGGCTATCTGGCTTTTGCAGCAGGAATACATTTCCGAAAAATCGAATTTTTATTTATTGGACGAGCCATCGCCGGTTGTGCGGCAGGCAATCTTTCCGTTATATATTCGGCCATTGCTGATTCAAGTAATGCTGAAAGTAAGGCAAAAAACTTCGGTATGATTGGGGCTGCCTTCGGATTAGGGTTTATCATCGGACCTGTTTTAGGCGGCATTCTTTCAAGTGATAAGATTGTCCATTGGTTTGATGCCAGCACTCCTATATTCTTCTCTGCTTTATTAGTAATCATTAATATCATACTGGTAATTATTCGTTTTCCTGAAACACTCAAAACTCCTAACCGGAAAGCAAAAATTAGTGTATTAGGAGGTTTTTTAAATCTTAGAAAGGTATTAAACAGTGGTAATTTAAGAGCGCTTTTTATAGTGGTCTTTTTGTTCTTTTTCGGATTTACTATGTTTACTCAATTCTTCCAGGTTTTCCTGATCAAGAAATTTGAATTTGATGAGGCCCATATCGGTTATATTTTTGGGTTTATCGGATTGTGGGGAGTCATTACGCAAGCAGGCATTTTACGGTTATTATCAAAAAAGTTCAGTCCTTATCAGCTGCTCAATTTTGCTTTAATTGTTTTTGCCTTCAGTTATTTAACTTATCTTTTGCCCCAAAGCGTTATAGGTTTATATTTATGTATTCCTTTATTCTCAATAATGCAGGGATTGAGCATGCCTAACTTTGCAGCCGTTGTATCAAATTCGGCACCGAAACATATTCAAGGTGAAACATTAGGTATGCAACAATCTATTCAATCATTAGCACAAATTATTACTCCATTAATAGGAGGATTTGTAGTTGCAAGGTCATATTATGCGCCAATGTGGTTAGGTTTTATTTTTACCACCATTGCCTGGGCTATATTTGCAATGCGAGTTAAACCAAAAAAAGAAATATGA
- the gldC gene encoding gliding motility protein GldC, whose translation MKKAEIKLAIELDDQNIPETITWESTDNEKKEAVPAKAFMLAIWDHNYQNTLKIDLWTKEMPVDEMKRFFYETLMTMGDTFQRATGETAIVEDLRDYCAHFAEKMEVTKQS comes from the coding sequence ATGAAAAAAGCAGAAATTAAGTTAGCCATCGAATTAGATGATCAAAATATTCCGGAAACGATAACGTGGGAATCAACTGATAATGAAAAGAAAGAAGCGGTTCCGGCAAAAGCGTTTATGTTGGCTATCTGGGATCACAATTATCAAAATACATTAAAAATTGATTTGTGGACTAAAGAAATGCCTGTTGATGAAATGAAACGTTTCTTCTATGAAACATTAATGACCATGGGAGATACTTTTCAGCGTGCTACAGGTGAAACTGCTATTGTAGAAGATCTTCGTGATTATTGTGCTCACTTTGCTGAGAAAATGGAAGTGACTAAACAGTCATAA
- the hscA gene encoding Fe-S protein assembly chaperone HscA → MAKVSINLATGSLQKEDIIVGIDLGTTNSLVAFINPEKNPQVINDMGKGVLVPSIIHLGQAGGVVVGNDAKEHLIEDPEHTIFSVKRLLGRSYKDIEHYQNFFSYKIVDDDSDTLVKVKIGDKFYSPIELYAMILKELKARAEHALKTPVNRAVITVPAYFNDSQRQATRDAGKLAGLDVLRIVNEPTAASLAYGIGLSPDEEKTIAVYDLGGGTFDISILKIQNGIFEVLSTNGDTFLGGDDFDRAIIEYWVKRSGLTEDELKQYKEIRQSLRLKAEEAKKHLSFNDSFAGEVQGIDCSIDKSTFESLIQPKVDLTINSCKNALADSKLTAVDIDAVVMVGGSTRTPLVRNSVSSFFGKEVNDTLNPDEVVALGAAIQADILAGNRKDILLLDVTPLSLGVETMGGLMDVIIPRNSKVPTKAGRQYTTAIDGQVNMKISVFQGERDLIKDNRKLAEFDLKGIPAMPAGFPKVDINFLLNADGILTVQAIELRSGVKQEVEIKPTYGLTDQEVEKMLLDSVSHAKDDVAQRMIIEARTEGEQMIYTVERFLNSNGHLLNDEERSKTIEMVEALKKLLPKGSKDEILTQIDAVNEYTRPFAERVMDVAIATAMKGKSIG, encoded by the coding sequence ATGGCGAAAGTCTCTATAAACCTGGCAACAGGTTCTTTGCAAAAAGAAGATATTATTGTGGGTATTGATTTGGGAACTACAAACTCGTTAGTAGCTTTTATCAATCCAGAAAAAAATCCGCAGGTAATCAATGATATGGGCAAGGGGGTATTGGTACCATCTATTATTCACCTTGGTCAGGCTGGCGGTGTTGTCGTTGGAAATGATGCAAAAGAACATTTAATTGAAGACCCTGAACATACTATTTTCTCTGTAAAGCGTTTGCTTGGACGATCATATAAAGATATTGAGCACTATCAGAATTTCTTCTCTTATAAAATTGTTGATGACGATAGCGATACACTTGTAAAAGTTAAAATTGGAGACAAATTTTACTCCCCCATCGAGCTATATGCTATGATTCTTAAGGAGCTTAAAGCGCGTGCTGAACATGCTTTAAAAACACCGGTGAATCGTGCTGTAATTACTGTTCCGGCCTATTTTAATGACTCGCAACGTCAGGCAACACGAGATGCAGGTAAATTAGCAGGGCTAGATGTTCTTCGTATTGTAAACGAACCAACTGCCGCAAGTTTAGCTTATGGCATTGGATTAAGTCCGGATGAAGAAAAAACCATTGCCGTTTATGATTTAGGAGGCGGAACATTTGATATCTCTATCCTGAAAATCCAAAATGGTATTTTCGAGGTATTATCTACCAATGGCGATACCTTTTTAGGAGGAGACGATTTTGACCGTGCAATTATTGAGTATTGGGTAAAAAGAAGTGGATTAACAGAGGACGAGCTTAAACAATATAAAGAAATTCGACAATCGCTTCGATTAAAAGCAGAAGAAGCAAAAAAACACTTGAGTTTTAATGACTCCTTTGCAGGTGAAGTTCAAGGAATCGATTGTTCAATAGATAAGTCAACATTTGAATCGCTGATTCAACCTAAAGTAGATCTTACCATTAACAGTTGTAAAAATGCCCTGGCTGATTCAAAATTAACCGCTGTTGATATTGATGCGGTTGTAATGGTTGGTGGTTCAACCCGCACACCATTAGTAAGAAATTCAGTTTCGTCATTTTTCGGCAAGGAAGTGAATGATACCCTTAATCCTGATGAAGTTGTGGCTTTAGGCGCTGCCATTCAGGCCGACATCCTAGCCGGAAACCGTAAAGACATCCTATTACTTGATGTTACTCCTCTTTCATTAGGTGTAGAAACAATGGGTGGTTTAATGGATGTGATCATTCCTCGTAACTCAAAAGTTCCGACAAAAGCTGGCCGCCAGTATACAACTGCAATTGATGGTCAGGTAAACATGAAAATTTCGGTATTCCAGGGTGAACGCGACCTGATAAAGGACAATCGTAAACTCGCCGAATTCGACTTAAAAGGCATCCCTGCTATGCCGGCCGGTTTTCCTAAAGTCGACATCAATTTCTTGTTAAATGCTGATGGTATATTAACCGTTCAGGCGATTGAATTGCGTTCCGGTGTTAAACAGGAAGTTGAGATAAAACCAACTTATGGTTTAACAGATCAGGAAGTTGAAAAAATGCTATTGGATTCAGTTTCACACGCAAAAGATGATGTGGCTCAACGTATGATTATTGAGGCACGCACTGAAGGCGAACAAATGATCTATACAGTTGAACGCTTCTTAAACAGTAACGGTCACTTACTGAATGATGAAGAAAGAAGTAAAACAATTGAAATGGTTGAAGCCTTGAAAAAACTACTTCCAAAGGGCTCTAAAGATGAAATTCTAACTCAAATTGATGCCGTCAACGAATATACTCGCCCGTTTGCCGAACGTGTAATGGACGTTGCAATTGCCACAGCCATGAAAGGCAAATCAATCGGGTAA
- a CDS encoding PLP-dependent cysteine synthase family protein: protein MILEESQAVFPTSLEKKFRELWRMIGNTPMLEISYTFKGEERKLYVKCEHYNLTGSIKDRMALYILEQAYREGKIKKGDRIVEATSGNTGIAFSAVGKALGHDVTIIMPNWLSKERMDIISSLGADIKLISKEEGGFLGSIALSEQMAAADPNIFLPCQFSNEYNSIAHEKTTGVEIWNQLRSIGVKPDAFVAGVGTGGTVMGVGNYLKKMNSDIKIHALEPAESPTLTTGYKVGAHRIQGISDEFIPAIVKLNELDEVVQAPDGDSILMAQKLARQLGLAVGISSGANIIGAMKLQNKMGSNANVVTIFADSNKKYLSTDLMKEEPVKEGYFAPDVEFIDYQPIDRCNCI, encoded by the coding sequence ATGATTCTTGAAGAAAGCCAGGCTGTTTTTCCAACCAGTCTGGAGAAAAAGTTCAGAGAACTTTGGAGAATGATCGGCAACACCCCGATGCTTGAAATTTCCTATACGTTTAAGGGCGAAGAACGTAAGTTGTATGTAAAGTGTGAGCATTATAATCTTACAGGAAGTATTAAAGACCGTATGGCTCTTTACATCTTAGAACAGGCTTATCGTGAAGGTAAAATCAAGAAAGGCGACAGAATTGTGGAGGCGACCAGTGGAAATACAGGTATTGCATTTTCAGCAGTAGGTAAAGCCTTAGGTCATGATGTTACCATTATTATGCCTAACTGGCTCAGCAAAGAGCGTATGGATATAATAAGTAGTTTGGGTGCAGATATTAAGCTTATTAGCAAAGAAGAAGGCGGTTTCCTGGGAAGTATCGCTTTATCTGAGCAAATGGCAGCTGCTGATCCGAACATCTTTTTACCTTGTCAGTTTTCGAATGAGTACAACTCGATCGCTCACGAAAAAACTACCGGAGTTGAGATCTGGAACCAGCTAAGAAGTATCGGAGTTAAACCTGATGCTTTTGTAGCAGGAGTTGGAACCGGAGGCACTGTAATGGGTGTTGGAAACTATCTTAAAAAGATGAATTCCGATATCAAAATCCACGCATTGGAACCTGCTGAATCACCTACCCTAACAACAGGATATAAAGTAGGTGCGCACCGTATTCAGGGCATTTCGGATGAGTTTATTCCGGCTATTGTTAAATTAAATGAACTGGATGAAGTGGTTCAGGCTCCGGATGGCGATTCAATTTTAATGGCGCAAAAACTAGCTCGTCAATTAGGCCTGGCAGTTGGAATTTCTTCTGGCGCTAATATTATTGGAGCCATGAAGTTGCAAAACAAGATGGGCTCAAATGCTAATGTGGTAACCATTTTTGCCGATAGTAACAAAAAATATTTAAGCACTGATCTGATGAAAGAAGAACCAGTAAAAGAAGGTTATTTTGCTCCTGATGTTGAGTTTATCGATTATCAGCCAATTGATCGTTGCAACTGTATTTAA